The Trichoderma atroviride chromosome 5, complete sequence genome contains a region encoding:
- a CDS encoding uncharacterized protein (EggNog:ENOG41~TransMembrane:4 (i132-148o168-189i347-366o372-393i)) gives MAASDQNSGSSISALSSEPDIIESYEEEVPTASHALAEESIQADAENKGASQTEHDEIEVKNIGWNKELHHVPQPVVGGMRNEELWVLIRRFNKQVFEVRSIDKAPLADLDMNIAEDDVFSPEKLRAQLERLYMTVIVSVICLWKHIVRLRSWRETQRTETFLAVYSIAWLLDLLVPVGIAFLIVLIAYPPARTICFPPVPPSIVDSKTGGVQKPPSGVLASDNSITGAPEKHEGEGVEQEAHSFVNSIASVCAGVVISTSAGKHPQGDPHDDNTAPDPTNVTADISNAKDAADGKGINTEHDRTKKPVSNIVWAKTGPLMHMLSEVVDTWERFGNALSPTPPFPVERPRITLAACLLPLLLLSFFVSSYMLLKGIAFGVGFLFFGDPIIQPALRFVNRTYPRWQKFIELRNTILRGIPTNAQLAITLLRVGERNKVPIPPPPSSDLPPPTKIDPEAAEQVDNLGVTDEEAREALHPDLDHAKEIKDDSQQRKPKRSHRIINLLKGTAKGGVETALTADKAKAAVGASQARNRLGVVNKRPDERPSGPICFPARCGGKKGHAYITATATSPALSWTSKIEDVNPAWTVAIDDISQLKKVGGLGWKSKIVVGWATQREVVDGLVVRTKDGQEHHLTAVMIRDELFNRLIAMGHQMWEAC, from the exons ATGGCGGCATCCGATCAGAACAGCggctcatccatctcggccttgaGCAGCGAGCCCGATATAATCGAGAGCtacgaagaagaagtaccCACCGCCAGCCATGCCCTCGCCGAAGAAAGCATCCAAGCTGATGCCGAAAACAAGGGCGCCAGCCAGACCGAGCACGACGAGATCGAGGTGAAGAACATTGGATGGAACAAGGAGCTGCATCATGTTCCGCAGCCGGTGGTGGGCGGCATGAGGAACGAAGAGCTGTGGGTGTTGATCCGCCGATTCAACAAGCAGGTCTTTGAGGTGAGGAGCATCGACAAGGCTCCGCTGGCCGATCTGGACATGAACATTGCAGAGGACGACGTGTTTTCTCCGGAGAAGCTGCGCGCGCAGCTGGAGCGTCTGTACATGACGGTCATTGTATCGGTGATCTGTCTGTGGAAGCACATTGTGCGCCTTCGGTCGTGGAGAGAAACGCAGAGAACGGAAACGTTTCTGGCAGTTTACAGCATTGCGTGGCTGCTTGACCTGCTGGTACCCGTTGGAATCGCGTTTCTCATCGTCTTGATCGCCTATCCACCGGCGCGGACCATCTGTTTCCCTCCTGTACCGCCGTCAATTGTCGACTCCAAAACTGGAGGCGTTCAGAAGCCGCCGTCAGGAGTCCTCGCATCTGACAACTCCATCACTGGCGCTCCTGAAAAACACGAAGGGGAAGGCGTTGAACAGGAGGCGCACAGCTTTGTCAATAGCATCGCATCGGTATGTGCTGGT GTGGTCATCAGCACGAGCGCAGGGAAGCACCCTCAAGGCGACCCTCACGACGATAACACGGCTCCAGACCCTACAAACGTTACTGCAGACATATCGAATGCCAAAGATGCGgcagatggaaaaggaaTAAATACAGAGCACGACAGGACAAAGAAGCCTGTTTCCAACATTGTCTGGGCCAAAACGGGGCCCCTCATGCACATGCTTTCGGAGGTGGTTGATACCTGGGAGCGGTTTGGCAACGCCCTCAGCCCAACGCCCCCATTCCCTGTCGAGCGGCCGAGAATAACATTGGCTGCGTGCCTTTTGCCTCTATTGCTACTGTCCTTCTTTGTATCCTCATACATGCTATTAAAAGGCATCGCATTTGGCGTCgggtttctcttttttggcGATCCCATCATCCAGCCAGCGCTGCGATTCGTCAATCGCACATATCCACGATGGCAAAAATTCATCGAGCTGCGGAACACGATTCTTCGAGGCATACCAACCAATGCGCAGCTTGCAATTACCTTGTTGCGCGTTGGCGAGAGGAACAAGGTGCCAATCCCGCCACCACCGTCTTCTGATTTACCGCCTCCGACCAAGATTGACCCAGAAGCTGCGGAGCAAGTCGATAATCTAG GTGTCAcggatgaagaagcgagagaagcgTTACATCCCGACTTGGATCACGCAAAAGAGATCAAAGACGACAGCCAACAGCGAAAGCCCAAACGGTCTCATCGGATTATCAACTTGCTCAAAGGCACTGCAAAGGGAGGCGTTGAAACAGCTCTCACCGCCGACAAAGCCAAGGCCGCTGTTGGCGCTTCCCAGGCACGAAATCGACTGGGTGTCGTGAACAAACGGCCTGATGAGCGACCTTCTGGCCCAATCTGCTTCCCCGCTCGCTGTGGCGGCAAAAAAGGCCATGCCTACATCACAGCAACGGCTACAAGCCCTGCGCTGAGTTGGACCTCCAAGATTGAGGACGTCAACCCAGCGTGGACAGTAGCAATTGATGATATTagccagctgaagaaggtTGGAGGTTTGGGGtggaagagcaagattgTGGTCGGATGGGCGACACAGCGAGAAGTTGTGGATGGACTGGTTGTGAGGACAAAAGACGGACAGGAGCATCACTTGACGGCCGTCATGATTCGCGACGAGCTGTTTAATCGTCTGATTGCTATGGGTCATCAGATGTGGGAGGCGTGTTGA
- a CDS encoding uncharacterized protein (EggNog:ENOG41), producing MRRSSSSSSISSQWSTFSDDLEIGLLTSIIPVNTTTTAATTITTATATTASSSSIISASSAAAASVTAASAEDMNMHMNMNMHHSRPSSSAYERSRQGSTSSMRSCGGMSPDATKELWKTMLELQERYGCYTSARMDLAVTSGDIALSLMPNPFILDTLNDSVVDLPDEGWEMLNRCLQQRH from the exons ATGCGCCGaagctcctcgtcttcatcaatcaGCTCTCAGTGGTCCACCTTCAGCGACGACCTTGAAATCGGCCTGCTCACCTCCATCATCCccgtcaacaccaccaccaccgctgcCACCACAATCACCACGGCTACTGCCACaaccgccagcagctcgtccatcatctctgcctcatctgctgctgctgcgtccgtcacagcagcttctgccgagGATATGAATATGCACATGAACATGAACATGCACCACagtcgcccttcttcttccgcgtACGAGCGGAGCCGCCAGGGGAGCACGAGCTCCATGCGCAGCTGCGGCGGAATGAGCCCCGATGCTACCAAAGAGCTGTGGAAGACCATGTTGGAGCTACAGGAGCGATATGGATGCTACACTTCCGCGAGAATGGATTTGGCTGTTACATCTGGAGACAttgctctctctctgatGC CAAATCCGTTCATCCTCGACACACTCAACGACTCTGTGGTCGATCTGCCCGATGAAGGCTGGGAGATGCTCAATCGCTGCCTCCAGCAAAGACATTAA
- a CDS encoding uncharacterized protein (EggNog:ENOG41) produces the protein MAPKKVLFTGATGYIGGSVLTLLQNSTHADIKNLSYSVLVRKPEHAEYYKAQGMTPIMFKNLDEDMELLKKAASEHDIIINTASAARAIGARSLVEGLAERKKTTGEPVWFIHTSGTSSIGNRPVSKVYTQEDAPFEFNDKTQNIHEYELKREAHDPYSQRTGDVATVQAGEEFNVPTYIIMSPTIYGNGTGAFNKRSIQVPFLARRAVKKGYAEYIGEGAGVWDHAHIDDTAKVYELVLEKLFAGENLPFGRKGIYFAGNGRHLWKDLSDGLAKAGFAAGVLKEDKARPIGLQEITDDTPNGNYQFLELGFASRSVTNAVLATEVLGWKPVKGEADWERGFEEEIKAAMAE, from the exons ATGGCTCCCAAGAAGGTCCTCTTCACCGGCGCAACAGGCTACAT TGGTGGCTCTGTTCTCACCCTTCTCCAAAACTCAACCCATGCCGACATCAAAAACCTTTCCTACTCCGTCCTCGTCCGCAAGCCCGAACATGCAGAGTACTACAAGGCCCAAGGCATGACGCCAATCATGTTCAAGAATCTCGACGAGGACATGGAGCTtttgaagaaggcggcgagcGAACAtgacatcatcatcaacactgccagcgctgccagAGCGATTGGCGCGAGGTCTCTGGTTGAAGGGCTggcggagaggaagaagactaCCGGCGAGCCAGTCTGGTTTATTCAC ACATCCGGCACTTCGAGCATTGGCAACCGCCCCGTTAGCAAAGTCTACACGCAAGAAGACGCCCCCTTTGAATTCAACGACAAGACTCAAAACATCCACGAGTATGAGCTGAAGCGTGAGGCCCACGATCCTTATTCTCAGCGTACAGGCGATGTGGCCACTGTCCAAGCCGGCGAGGAATTCAACGTGCCCACTTACATCATCATGTCGCCCACCATTTACGGCAACGGCACCGGCGCGTTCAACAAGCGTTCCATTCAAGTCCCCTTCCTGGCTCGACGAGCAGTCAAGAAGGGATACGCCGAGTACATTGGCGAAGGCGCAGGAGTGTGGGACCACGCCCACATCGATGACACGGCCAAGGTCTATGAACTcgtgctggagaagctctttgCAGGAGAGAACCTTCCCTTTGGCAGAAAGGGCATTTACTTTGCTGGCAACGGACGCCATCTGTGGAAGGATCTTTCTGACGGACTCGCCAAGGCAggatttgctgctggagTATTGAAGGAGGACAAAGCACGGCCAATTGGGCTGCAGGAGATTACAGACGATACTCCGAATGGAAACTACCAGTTCTTGGAGCTGGGATTTGCCTCGAGATCAGTTACTAATGCGGTTCTGGCGACGGAAGTGTTGGGTTGGAAGCCGGTGAAGGGAGAGGCTGATTGGGAGAGGGGATTCGAGGAGGAGATTaaggcggcgatggctgAGTAA
- a CDS encoding uncharacterized protein (EggNog:ENOG41) has translation MDFALEPYNAADSSSWLICHTCGTQFPTADRSVVKTCHVCDDPRQYVPPSGQSFTTMAELRDSDHRNEFKPYEHDERIISIHTCPKFAIGQRAMLIRTPQGNVVWDCISYIDAETIDKVKELGGIKAIVVSHPHFYSSHIQWARAFQCPVYISSEDLHWTTTPSAHRKALTETETEIIPGVKAIKLGGHFPGSSVLLFDGRLFIADTLMTTAAGLGKWDIDALGAKREKPPGLTSFSFLWSIPNFIPLSADVIHRMWGILKNYDFRATHSIFEGIDIEDEEVKAKVLESMKFQTRAMGFTAHPLLNETL, from the coding sequence ATGGACTTCGCTCTAGAGCCCTATAATGCTGCCGATTCCTCCTCGTGGCTCATCTGCCATACCTGCGGCACGCAGTTCCCAACTGCTGATCGCTCCGTCGTCAAGACGTGCCACGTCTGTGACGATCCTCGCCAATATGTTCCCCCATCGGGCCAGTCCTTTACGACCATGGCGGAGCTTCGGGATTCGGACCATCGCAACGAGTTCAAGCCGTATGAGCATGACGAGCGCATCATTTCCATCCACACGTGTCCGAAATTCGCCATTGGCCAGCGCGCCATGTTGATTCGCACACCGCAAGGTAATGTGGTTTGGGATTGCATCTCCTATATAGACGCCGAGACGATAGACAAGGTGAAGGAGCTGGGAGggatcaaggccattgtcgTCAGCCATCCTCACTTCTACAGCTCGCATATACAATGGGCGAGAGCGTTTCAATGCCCAGTGTACATTTCATCCGAAGATTTGCACTGGACGACAACACCGTCAGCACACCGCAAGGCTCTCACCGAAACCGAGACGGAAATCATACCtggcgtcaaggccatcaagctggGCGGACACTTCCCGGGCTCCTCAGTGCTGCTGTTTGACGGACGGCTCTTCATCGCAGACACGCTCATGACAACTGCAGCAGGCTTGGGCAAATGGGATATCGACGCCCTGGGAGCCAAGCGAGAGAAGCCTCCCGGCCTGACTTCATTTTCGTTCCTGTGGAGCATCCCAAACTTCATCCCGCTGAGTGCGGATGTGATTCACCGGATGTGGGGGATCCTCAAGAACTACGACTTCAGGGCGACGCACAGCATTTTCGAGGGCATCGACattgaggatgaagaggtcAAGGCAAAGGTGCTGGAGAGCATGAAGTTCCAGACTAGGGCAATGGGCTTCACGGCGCATCCACTTTTGAATGAGACGCTGTGA
- a CDS encoding uncharacterized protein (EggNog:ENOG41~TransMembrane:4 (i132-148o168-189i351-370o376-397i)) codes for MAASDQNSGSSISALSSEPDIIESYEEEVPTASHALAEESIQADAENKGASQTEHDEIEVKNIGWNKELHHVPQPVVGGMRNEELWVLIRRFNKQVFEVRSIDKAPLADLDMNIAEDDVFSPEKLRAQLERLYMTVIVSVICLWKHIVRLRSWRETQRTETFLAVYSIAWLLDLLVPVGIAFLIVLIAYPPARTICFPPVPPSIVDSKTGGVQKPPSGVLASDNSITGAPEKHEGEGVEQEAHSFVNSIASVVISTSAGKHPQGDPHDDNTAPDPTNVTADISNAKDAADGKGINTEHDRTKKPVSNIVWAKTGPLMHMLSEVVDTWERFGNALSPTPPFPVERPRITLAACLLPLLLLSFFVSSYMLLKGIAFGVGFLFFGDPIIQPALRFVNRTYPRWQKFIELRNTILRGIPTNAQLAITLLRVGERNKVPIPPPPSSDLPPPTKIDPEAAEQVDNLGNYLSLSECL; via the exons ATGGCGGCATCCGATCAGAACAGCggctcatccatctcggccttgaGCAGCGAGCCCGATATAATCGAGAGCtacgaagaagaagtaccCACCGCCAGCCATGCCCTCGCCGAAGAAAGCATCCAAGCTGATGCCGAAAACAAGGGCGCCAGCCAGACCGAGCACGACGAGATCGAGGTGAAGAACATTGGATGGAACAAGGAGCTGCATCATGTTCCGCAGCCGGTGGTGGGCGGCATGAGGAACGAAGAGCTGTGGGTGTTGATCCGCCGATTCAACAAGCAGGTCTTTGAGGTGAGGAGCATCGACAAGGCTCCGCTGGCCGATCTGGACATGAACATTGCAGAGGACGACGTGTTTTCTCCGGAGAAGCTGCGCGCGCAGCTGGAGCGTCTGTACATGACGGTCATTGTATCGGTGATCTGTCTGTGGAAGCACATTGTGCGCCTTCGGTCGTGGAGAGAAACGCAGAGAACGGAAACGTTTCTGGCAGTTTACAGCATTGCGTGGCTGCTTGACCTGCTGGTACCCGTTGGAATCGCGTTTCTCATCGTCTTGATCGCCTATCCACCGGCGCGGACCATCTGTTTCCCTCCTGTACCGCCGTCAATTGTCGACTCCAAAACTGGAGGCGTTCAGAAGCCGCCGTCAGGAGTCCTCGCATCTGACAACTCCATCACTGGCGCTCCTGAAAAACACGAAGGGGAAGGCGTTGAACAGGAGGCGCACAGCTTTGTCAATAGCATCGCATCG GTGGTCATCAGCACGAGCGCAGGGAAGCACCCTCAAGGCGACCCTCACGACGATAACACGGCTCCAGACCCTACAAACGTTACTGCAGACATATCGAATGCCAAAGATGCGgcagatggaaaaggaaTAAATACAGAGCACGACAGGACAAAGAAGCCTGTTTCCAACATTGTCTGGGCCAAAACGGGGCCCCTCATGCACATGCTTTCGGAGGTGGTTGATACCTGGGAGCGGTTTGGCAACGCCCTCAGCCCAACGCCCCCATTCCCTGTCGAGCGGCCGAGAATAACATTGGCTGCGTGCCTTTTGCCTCTATTGCTACTGTCCTTCTTTGTATCCTCATACATGCTATTAAAAGGCATCGCATTTGGCGTCgggtttctcttttttggcGATCCCATCATCCAGCCAGCGCTGCGATTCGTCAATCGCACATATCCACGATGGCAAAAATTCATCGAGCTGCGGAACACGATTCTTCGAGGCATACCAACCAATGCGCAGCTTGCAATTACCTTGTTGCGCGTTGGCGAGAGGAACAAGGTGCCAATCCCGCCACCACCGTCTTCTGATTTACCGCCTCCGACCAAGATTGACCCAGAAGCTGCGGAGCAAGTCGATAATCTAGGTAACTATCTCTCTTTGAGTGAATGTCTATAA
- a CDS encoding uncharacterized protein (EggNog:ENOG41), translating into MPQTVWLVTGTTSGIGAALVDCIISRGDKIIASGRNVEQKLGHLKSDNVALLELDVGAGKAVVEAQVKKAWEIFGHIDVLINNAGISGFKTAEDADDNFVNHLFQVNVFGQLHASQAILPLFRAQGHGTISFTSSGCAWAGLPFLGHYCMTKAALSSFAESLHREVSHLGINCVAFDIGGFPTRLAQPREQDNDTASKKVDSGSALARAVSEPYADIFGQYMGLFVPDHSWVTPGDPNKAASTMVDVIQRRGVAEGRSWATRVVLGSDCLTYATKRRGEELQLLEKWKDVSVSTDANEFILKPEYEKYIVVTGVEE; encoded by the exons ATGCCTCAGACAGTCTGGCTCGTCACCGGCACCACTTCTGGTATAGGCGCCGCCTTGGTCGACTGCATCATCTCTCGCGGCGACAAAATTATTGCCTCTGGAAGAAACGTCGAACAAAAGCTCGGACACCTCAAATCTGACAATGTGGCCTTGCTAGAGCTTGATGTCGGGGCTGGAAAGGCCGTTGTGGAGGCGcaggtgaagaaggcgtgGGAGATTTTCGGCCACATTGATGTTTTGATCAATAATGCTGGTATATCCGGGTTCAAAActgctgaagatgccga CGACAACTTTGTCAACCACCTCTTCCAGGTCAACGTCTTTGGCCAGCTACACGCATCTCAGGCCATCCTGCCCCTCTTCCGCGCTCAAGGCCACGGTACCATCTCATTCACTTCTTCAGGCTGTGCTTGGGCGGGCCTCCCGTTCCTGGGCCACTATTGCATGACGAAAGCTGCCCTGAGCTCATTCGCCGAGAGCTTGCACAGAGAAGTCTCTCATCTGGGCATCAACTGCGTTGCTTTTGACATTGGAGGCTTTCCTACTCGTCTGGCGCAGCCCCGCGAGCAAGACAATGATACCGCCTCTAAAAAAGTAGACTCTGGTTCTGCTCTTGCAAGAGCTGTATCTGAGCCGTATGCAGACATCTTTGGACAGTACATGGGACTCTTCGTTCCGGACCATTCTTGGGTCACCCCTGGAGACCCTAACAAAGCAGCATCTACAATGGTGGACGTGATTCAGCGGCGAGGAGTAGCAGAGGGCCGTTCTTGGGCTACGCGCGTTGTTTTGGGGTCAGATTGCTTGACTTATGCAACGAAGAGACGAGGGGAAGAACTCCAGCTTCTGGAGAAATGGAAAGATGTCAGCGTCAGTACTGATGCGAACGAGTTTATCCTCAAGCCAGAGTACGAAAAGTATATCGTTGTTACTGGAGTAGAAGAGTAA